The region ATCAAGGAAATCAAAGACCGTGACATAAAATTGATCGACAGCACCACGATCAGTCTATGTCTGTCCATGTTCGATTGGGCAAAGTTTCGGACAGCTAAAGGAGGTATAAAAATACATACCTGCTGGGACGATGCCATGATGATCCCCGATATGGTCAATATAACAGAGGCAAAGCTCCATGACAGCAAAGGACTGGCCCAATCCGTTTTCCGAAAGGGAACGGTCATCGTGGAGGACAGGGCGTACTTCGATTTTCTGTTGATGCGCCAGAGGATCGCGGCAGAAAATGTTTTTGTCACTCGCATCAAGATCAATACGGTCTATCAAACCTTGGAAGAACTGGAGCTCCCCGAAGGTAGCGATCAGGATATCCTAAAAGACGAGATCATCGTTTTACCAAGCAAGAAGGCCGTGGAAACAGGCATTGCGGAACACCCTCTCCGGTTGGTGCACGTTTATAAGCAGGACGAGAACAAAGTGATAGAAATAATCACCAACAACTTGGATTGGAGCGCCAGGACCATCGCGGACCTTTATAAAAAACGATGGGATATTGAACTTTTTTTTAAGGCGATAAAACAGAACCTCCAAATAAAGACCTTCCTTGGAACCAGTGAGAACGCCGTAAAATCACAAATATACATCGCGCTCATAACCTATTTGCTGCTCCAGATAATTGTGAGGACAATAGCCAAAAAAGAACATGCATTTTCCAATTTCGTGGAAAAGATCAGGATCTGTCTATGTTTTTATCTTACCCTCGATTATGCCTGCAATACCGTAGGAGAAGGGGCGAAAAGAATAAGGGGTCAGACCAAACTCCACTATAGGGTAGATCCAGACTTATTTTCTCCCATTAGCCCTAATTGAAGCCTGAAAATAGGGGTGGCCGAAGGTTTTAGGTTTAAAGTCAAAAACTTTCGGATGAGTGTGAACTAAGATATAAAAAATCTAAAGTTTTTCTTGTAGAGTGATAACTTTTCTTATATTTGCACCCGCTTTGAAGGATATTAATGATGACAAAGCAGCTTGAAATATTGGATTTTAACTGATAACGTGAGTTATCAAGCTACGGGGTGTAGCGTAGCCCGGTTATCGCGCCTGCTTTGGGAGCAGGAGGCCGCAGGTTCGAATCCTGCCACCCCGACTTTTACAAGTTATATTTTAACACAAAAAAAGGATAATTGTATGGTTTTCATATAGTTACCCTTTTTTTTGTGCTCAAAATTTAACAAATAGTGTTAAATTTTATGTGAGTTAATCGTGAGTTCACGGTGAATTTGTGAGTTAATCGTGAGTTATTTTTTTGTATTTTTAGCTTACCGGTACTCCATAATTATGTATTGGTAGTTTGACTTTCGCCTTAATTAATTGTTTCATTTAAACAACAAAGCTATGCGTACCAGTCAAACCTTTTCCATTTCTTTTATTATCCGAAAAAAGAAAAAACAACCTGAATCAGCTATCCTCTATGCCCGAATTACCGTAAACGGCAAATCCCTTGAAATCAGTTTAAAACGTACTATTCCGATTGACAAGTGGAATCCAGTAGCCAGTAAACTTACTGGTAACAGTTCTGAAAGCCGGCTCATCAATAAAAAAATTGATGAAACCAAGGCCCAGCTCTATAAAACCCATGACAGTCTTGTAAAAGAAGGACTGCTAGTAACCACGCAGACGGTCAAAGCTAGATTTTTGGGGAGTGATCAGCAGCATTATACGCTTATCTATTTGATCCATTATCACAAGGAGAAAATGGGTAAGGTTTTAAAGTATGGGACTATGAAAAACTATACAACTACGGAAAACTATCTCAAAGATTTTTTAAAAGCCCAGTATAATACCTCAGATATTTATTTAAAACAGATTGATTACCAGTTTACCCTGGGATTTGAAAGCTTTTTGAGGGGCTTGCCAAGGCTCCAAAATAATGGAGTCATGAAGCATATGGAACGCTTTAAAAAACTGATGCGCCTGGCCGAAGATTTAGATTGGATTGAAAAGAATCCAACCAAAAGGTTTAAACTCCGTTTTGACCAGGTGGATATGGTCTACCTATCCAAAGCCGAATTACAAAAGATCAAGGAAAAGGAGTTCAAAAGGTCTACTCACAATATCAACCGAGATATTTTTGTGTTCTGTTGTTATACGGGGTTGCCCTATGGCGATGTCAAGGAGCTAAAGAAAAAGCATATTCAGATAGGTGTTGATGGGAATAAGTGGATATACACCCGAAGGATAAAAACTAATACGATGCTGAGAATCCCACTGTTAGAAGAAGCTGAACGAATTCTTGAAAAGTACCAGGACCATCCAAAAGTACATTCGAGTGATATTTTACTTCCGGTATATTCGAACCAAAAAACCAACCAATATTTACGGGAAATCACCAAAGCGGTAAAAATCGATAAGGAATTAAGTTTCCATTCAGCTAGGCATACTTTTGCCACAACGGTAACTTTAGCTAATGGAGTTCCTATAGAAACAGTATCTAAGCTATTGGGACATACAAAATTATCAACCACCCAGATTTATGCTCGGGTGATTGATTCTAAGATCTCTAGTGATATAGATATGTTGAGGGAAAGATTGAAAGATTAGAACACAGTGTGGCAGCCTTTATTTTCTGCTCCCGTAATACCAATAAATGCAGTACTTTTCTTTCCTCCAGGTAACCGAATGGGTAACTTTGAGAATGATTTAAATAACTAACCAAAGATAAGGAATTTTAAAAAGTACAAATTATTGCAAGGTGTTTATATCTTTAGATCTCCAACAAATTCAAGCGAACGAACTTCGCGTAATTCCAAAGTTTGGTTTGTTGTGCCAATACATCGGCTAAAGAAAAAATCCGATCATATAATATGTTGGTCGTCAAGTGATTTTTGTTTAATAACTCCAGTTTAGTATCAACTTGTTGTGTGATATCCTGACCGATAAGGATAGTTGAAAATAGTAGAAAGAATAATAAGTAAAAATGCTTTATATACAGTGATTTGAATTATTATTCATTAAGGATTTCTAAATTGATATTTAACTTTCCCTGAGATAGTTCAATAGTATCGGAAGAATTTTCAGAATTTAAAAGTATAATTTCCCCAAATTCAAAGATTAAGTTTTCTCTGGATGTGAAACTTTTAATTGTTATGGCCTTTGATTTGAATAGTGAATAAAAGACTTTATTGGTATTTCTGTCATTTAATTCAATTAAATTTCTTTCCTCTTCAAAGAAATCTAAATCTCCATCACTTTGCTCGATATTTATAGAGCCGGAACTAGGAATATTTGAAAGATAAATGAATAAGTCATGATTTCCATCCCCCAAATTTATCTTCCAAGTATTATTAGCTAATAAATTCACTTTTAATCCATCTTCTGTTTTTAAAAAGCCTCCATGTTCTTTTTGTATAAAAACTTCTCCATCAATTTTACAAGAAAAAGTGTTCTCTGCGGTAATTGGAGGAATGGAAACATTCTCTTGTTTCTCACAGGCGTAGCACCCAAGAAGTAAAAAGCATAGTATTACAATAAAATTTTTCATAGG is a window of Salegentibacter salegens DNA encoding:
- a CDS encoding IS4 family transposase, which translates into the protein MGLFRRTKNTNKPLLRQIIDLCPRWMLTRCADEHNGDKGCSRYKTYDQFVAQTFGQLNKCYTLSDISTGIGVSETFISDLGLEQSPARSTMSDGNKKRSYKVFESLYYRLLGHYGRLLSKHGQSHIIKEIKDRDIKLIDSTTISLCLSMFDWAKFRTAKGGIKIHTCWDDAMMIPDMVNITEAKLHDSKGLAQSVFRKGTVIVEDRAYFDFLLMRQRIAAENVFVTRIKINTVYQTLEELELPEGSDQDILKDEIIVLPSKKAVETGIAEHPLRLVHVYKQDENKVIEIITNNLDWSARTIADLYKKRWDIELFFKAIKQNLQIKTFLGTSENAVKSQIYIALITYLLLQIIVRTIAKKEHAFSNFVEKIRICLCFYLTLDYACNTVGEGAKRIRGQTKLHYRVDPDLFSPISPN
- a CDS encoding site-specific integrase codes for the protein MRTSQTFSISFIIRKKKKQPESAILYARITVNGKSLEISLKRTIPIDKWNPVASKLTGNSSESRLINKKIDETKAQLYKTHDSLVKEGLLVTTQTVKARFLGSDQQHYTLIYLIHYHKEKMGKVLKYGTMKNYTTTENYLKDFLKAQYNTSDIYLKQIDYQFTLGFESFLRGLPRLQNNGVMKHMERFKKLMRLAEDLDWIEKNPTKRFKLRFDQVDMVYLSKAELQKIKEKEFKRSTHNINRDIFVFCCYTGLPYGDVKELKKKHIQIGVDGNKWIYTRRIKTNTMLRIPLLEEAERILEKYQDHPKVHSSDILLPVYSNQKTNQYLREITKAVKIDKELSFHSARHTFATTVTLANGVPIETVSKLLGHTKLSTTQIYARVIDSKISSDIDMLRERLKD